The sequence CGGCTTCGACCGGCGCGACACTGCCACGCCGGGTGATCGCCGAGCCACCTAAGCTCATTTTTTCAGATCGTAATCCGACGGCTTCATTCCTTTCTTAAAGCCGTTGAAGCCGTAGAAGCTGGGATGGTATTCTCCGACGATATCCACGTTCAGATCCGGCGTGATCTTGTCGTTCATGCCTAACAGGCTGAACACGGCATTCACGATCAACCGGCGACCATCCTCGTTCTCAAAATCAACCGCACTGCCAAACGTGCTGCATAGCGAAGTCCCCTGCTTGCCCCCTTCCAGTTGGTACGGCATGGTCCACACAAGAGGCATCATTGGGTCGTTCTTCTTTCCCTCGATCGGCTTATCGCCTGGCTTCATCCCGCTGAGCACGGAACCGTACATCAACACTTTGGCATCGGCTGGCAGCTTCCGAATCCCATACACGTCGGTCGGCCCCCATAGGTCGTCGATGCCGCGCAGAATGGGGTTGTCTTTGTACTCTTGATTGATCACCCCGCGAGTGCTTTCCCCTTTGTGATGCCCGTGGTGGCTCACCCATGTCTCGCCGAGGACCTGCTTGCCAAAGCCACCGTTTTTGCGCCAGTCGTAATGCTTATAAGCACTTTCGTCCGACATGTTAAAAGCGTGCGTCGAGGTGCGTATTCCAATCACTGGCTTCCCTGCTTTGAGGTAGTCGTCGATCACTTTCATATCTTTGTCCGGCAAGTTACGAAAGCGCGTCATCAGAATTAACAAGTCCGCCGTATCGAGTTTCTCGATGCCGGGAATATTCTGCTGATTGTTCGGATCGATTTCGCCAGTCTCAGGATCGACGGCGAACAGCACCGTGCAATTGAAACCAAAATGCTGCGACAAGATCTTCGCCAGCATCGGCAACGCTTCTTCCGAGCGATACTCTTCGTCGCCGCTGATCAGGACGATCGATTTCCCTTGGCCTGGGCCATTTTTTCCTTCAAACGTCAACCAAGAATCCTCCGCCAGTGCAAACGAAACCGGCAGAACAAGAAACAAAACGGTAAAGAGACCGAGAATTGGAGATTTCATGAGTTTTCAGCGGGTAGCAGGGAAAGGTGGGAAGTTATCAGCAGCTTCGTTTATAATCGAAAACAACCTCGATTTCACCGCTCCTCGCTCCCCTTCCCCATTTTTCTCCCGCTAGGCCTTGCGATGCTTTCCTGCCGACCGATTCTGTTTAGCCTGATGGGTTTCTTTTGCCTTGCTTCGGTCCTGCCTGCGGAAGCTCCGCGAGTGCTCGACCCGCGGTTGAAGCTGGAACTGATCGCCGAGCAGCCGCACATCGTCACCCCCATTGGAATCGCCTTCGCCCCCAACGGCGATCTACTGGTGATCGAGTCCCACACGCATCATCGCCAAAGCGATTACCAAGGCCCGCCGAAAGATCGTATTCGTCGGTTTTCCGATACCGACGGGGATGGCAAGTTCGATACGTGGAGCACCTTCTACGAAGGGACAGAAGCGACCATGAGCTTGCGTACGTCGCCAGATGGTTCGATCTACGTGGCCACGCGCATGGAAGTTTTTCGGCTCCGTGATACCAACGGAGATCATGTCGCCGATCAACGTGACGAGATCGCGCATCTGGAAACCGAGGAACGTTATCCTCACGATGGGCTGGCCGGGCTGGCCTTGGGCCCAGACGGGCTGCTTTATTTTGGCCTGGGAGAAAACCTGGGAGCACCGTACACCATTGTTGGCAGCGACGGCACCAAGTTAACCGGGGGTGGCGAAGGAGGAACGATCTATCATTGCCAAATGGACGGCAGTGACTTGCAACGGATGGCAACCGGCGTGTGGAATCCGTTTGGCATGGTCTTCGATCCGCTGGGACGACTCTTCATGGTCGATAACGATCCGGACAGCCGTCCCCCTTGTCGGCTACTACAGATCGTTCCTGGTGGCGATTACGGCTACCAATTCCGCTACGGCCGCACCGGCGTTCATCCGCTGCAAGCTTGGAATGGCGAACTGCCGGGGACTTTGCCCATGGTCGCCGGCACCGGTGAAGCCCCAAGTGGTATCGTCTGGTACGCTGGCGAGTTGTGGGGCACCAGTTGGGGCGATCATCGCATCGAAACGTTCCATCTCGGCCACAACGGAGCAGGCGTGCAAGCCACTGCCCAGACCGTCGTGCAAGGCGATCCTGATTTTCGCCCGGTTGATTTCGCGATTGCTCCGGATGGTTCGCTGTACTTTACCGATTGGGTCGATCGCAGTTACCCGGTGCATGGCCGAGGACGCATCTGGCGACTTTCTTGGAAAGAGCAGCCAGTTGCCAGCCAACCCTTGCCTCTTTCGGCACAAGAGGAACTCGCGGCGAAATTGCGGACAAGCTCGCCCGCGCTCGACCAACTTGATTCAGCAGATCCCTTCTTACGCCAAGCCGCCGTGTATGGCCTTTCGCAGCATCTCCAGCGGCTTCAAGAAATCGACCTGGCTAATGTTTCCAGTGGCTCGCAAAGGGCAGGGATTCTCGAAGCAATGCGTTGGGCAAACGAACGCCAGTTTCTGCTCGATCGTCCCGAAATGCTGAAAAAGGCCCTCAACGATCCAGACGATGAAGTCCGTATTTTCGCCATGCGATGGATAGCCGACCTAAAACAAACCGACTACCTCCCGCAACTGAAAGAGCGACTTCAAACGCACCCTCCCACCACGCGGGAACTTCCCGTGCTGTTAAGCGCCATCGCCTGGCTCGAATCGGGCAGCGTCGGCGGGGGGAAAGATATCGTTCAACAACGCATGCTTGTCGATATCATCACCGACGAAAACCAAACGCCAGAACTACGAACCATTGCTTTGCGTCTGATTGATCCACGCAGCGAACCGCTAAAGCCAGAGCAACTACAAGCGATGATCAACTCTTCGCATGCCGAGTTGGCCCAACAAGCAATGCGCACGCTTTACCTTCGTGGTGGCGAGTTTGCGGAAAAGGTCGCGGCAGAAGTGGCTTTAGACCAATCTCGCGACGCCACCTTACGGGCCTGGGGAGTCGTCGGGCTTTCTGACCATGCTGACCAGCATCAAGAGGTTCTGCAGCAGTTGGCCCAAGATACGAATCCGATCGTTCGCCAGGAAGCAGAACGGACGCTACGTACCGAGACCATTGCCAACCCGCTCCCTCCGACCGACCTCGATGGCTGGCTTCAGCAGATTCAAGGGACCGCAGATATCGCAGCCGGCAGCCGCACGTTCTTTTCCTCGAAGGGAGGCTACTGCGTTCGCTGCCACCGTTTTAATGGCAATGGCGCAGATATCGGCCCCGATTTAACGTACATCGGCCAACGCATTACCAAGCGACGCCTGTTGGAATCGATCTTACAGCCAAGCAGCGAGATCGCCCCGATGTATGTTCCCAAAATCTTATTGACCGACGACGGCCACGTGCACGTAGGCTACCCGATAACGGTCGCCGGGATCAATGAACGCAGGTTGTTTGTCGACACGACCGGTAAACGGTTCGAGTTGGATCCTGCCACGATCGAAGAAGAAAAGGACTCCGCAAAGTCAATCATGCCGGAAGGCTTTCAGCAGATTCTCAGCCCAACCGAAATGCGTGACCTAGTCGGCTTCTTGCTGGCCACGCCTGAATGAACACCAATCGCACCGTGTTGTGATTGGCTTGGGTTGTGAATCGAGCCTAGTAGGCATTCTTATCCCCAAACAAGACGAACACCGTCTTGAAGAGGATGCGCAGGTCAAGCCATAAGCTCCAATTGCGAATGTACTCGTGATCGCACTGAACGCGGCGTTCCATTTTTTCCATCGTGTCGGTTTCACCCCGCCAACCACTTACCTGAGCCAAGCCGGTAATCCCTGGCTTTACCTTATGACGCAGCATGTAATGTTGGATCAACTTGCGATATTGTTCGTTGTGCGCCGAAGCATGCGGACGAGGCCCAACTAACGACATCGACCCGAACAGCACGTTAAAAAGCTGTGGCAGTTCGTCGATGGAAGTCTTTCGCAGAAAGCCACCAATCGGCGTCAAGCGGCTATCGTTCTTGGTTGCCTGGGTAACGGTCGCCCCATCTTCGCAAACGGTCATACTGCGGAACTTCCAGACCAAGATCTCTTGGCCATCGAGTCCGTATCGTCGCTGCTTAAAGAAAATCGGCCCCTTCGAGGTTAGCTTCACCGCCAACGCCACCAGAAGCATCGGCACCGCCAAGATCAGCAGAGCCAGCGAAGCCAGGATGATATCGCTCACTCGCTTTAAAATTCCATCCACGCCCAGCAAGGGGTTCTCGTAAACGCTAACCACCGGCAAGCCCCGGATATCGGACCAACGCGAATGGAGCAAATCGAACACAAAGAAATCTGGCACGATATAAACCGAAGCGGTCGTATCGCCAAGATGATTCAGCACGTTGCGAATCCGAGTTTCGGCTCGCATGGGAAATGTAATATAGATCCGATGAATCTCTCCCCGGCGTGCCGCTTCGACCAGCTCGTGCAAATTTCCTACGCATGCCCCAAGGTGATCTGGTATCGCTGGCAAACGCGAACTTGGCCGGTCGTCGTAAAAACCATAGACCTTCATGCCCAAGTCAGGTGTATCGCGGATATTCTTTGCGAGTTGAATTCCCAGTTCATTCACCCCCACAATCGCCACTCCCAACTGGTTCACACCGCTGGCCAACATCCAGCGGATGATCGTTCGCAATATCATTCGGGCGGTCGTCATCAGCAATGGTGTCGTTAAATACCAAGACACCAGCGCATACCGATTAAAAGAATGATCAAAGTGGAACAGCGTGGCACAGAGAAAGAGAATGCCAAGCGAGATCGTCCAAGTCAGCACGCCACAGGCAATTTCCCGTTGCGTAGAAACACCACGCCAATTGCGATAAACGCCGGTGAACTCCGCTACCACGTAATAGATCGCCAACACAGCCGCAACTGCCAGGCGATGGTCTGACTCTGGCTGTTCACCAGCCCCTAGCACCGCCAAGACCATCCCCAAGATGATCGCCACGGCATCAATCACCCGGTAAAGGCCATCGAGTATCGTCGACTTGTATTGAATATTGCGGAGTCGATCGGTCATTTTATCTGCCAGGAAGTGCGCACACGCGTTATCAATTGCTTAAACCTGGCAAATATAGGTCAGCACGGTTCCCCTGCGCGGATTTGTCTTGCCAAACCCATCACTGGGTTTGGATGCTCTTGACTGAAAGCAACGATCGTGTCGGTTGTTCCGCGAATGCGCTATAGATCAATCGCACCATCTTCGGAAACGTTCGGTGGGGTGGCCGTTTCGCCATCGGGCGGGGGTTCTTTCAGGCTCTTTTCCACGCGGCGAAAGAAACGCTTCAGCAGCCCTTGTGGCGGTGCCTCTTCTTTGGCGGCATCGGTCGATCCTTGCTGCGGGGTCTCGCGCCTCTGTCGCATCTGATCGAGCAATCCTCCCTCGCGATTGGCCCCTTGCAGCAAAGCACCGGTCAGTCCCATGATCTGCTCGACATCAATCTGGCCATCATCCCCCTGCAGATTCAACTCCAGATTCTCGTTCTGCAGTAAATCGCGAAGCGTTGATTCTGCGGTAGACAAAAGAGAATTCCCCAATCGTTGGCCATCGATTTGAGGGTTATCAAGCGTTCCCACAATCGGAATTTGAATCGTCTTGCCGCGCAGGGCTGCCAGCAACGGATTCGGCTTGTCCCCGGTTAGAAGCTCGCCGGTCTCAGCCAAGGGAATTGGAATTTCGGCGATCAGATCGAGTGATTTATCGAGCCCCACAAATCCATGCGTACGGACTCGCAGGTTGCCCACACCAAAATCGAGCCCTTCATGATAGATCCGCCGATCGACCAGTTCGAATTCGATATTGCAATCGGTGAACACTTCCACGGAAGCCCCCACGCCCAGAAAGTCGGTGATCTTCTGGACCAAAGGAGAGCCGGTTAGGTTTACCTCGTGAATACTAAGTGTTCCTTTACCGACCGAATTTTGGCGATCGGCCAGCGGAACGCGAATTTCCTTTAAGGAAAGCGATACGTCTCCGTCTACCTTGGTAACCCCTGTCACCACCGGTGCGACAAACTTCAATAGGTCGTCGCACATCGCTTGCGTCAACTGTTGATGCTCCATCAACGTCGCTTCCGGCACCAAAAGCGACGGCCCCTCGGCCTCGGTTTGGCCAGGCCGCAGTTGCGCGAGAAACGCGATCTTCTGGAATCCCCATGGCTCGCCTTGGCCAGGCTTGCGAACTTCAACGGAAGCATCAAAGACCGAAACATCAATCGTCCGGCTTAATGCTGCTTGAAGTTGCGCTTCATCGATCGAAGGCGCTGCCTCGGGGCCCCGGTTAAAAAGATCCGATGTTTCCGAGGGTAACTGCAGCACGATCGCCGGCCGCTCGATCACAAGATTCCCGAGCTGGCGTGGCTGTGAAATCAATTGAAACAGCGAGAGATCGTTGGTGATTACAGCGACATCGACGTCGAATTTGTTTTCCCTCTGAGCAACTTGAAGATGCTCGATCTTCGTCGATTGAAACCAACCGACGGAAACGGAATCGACCGCCACCGTGACTTCTTGCCCGTTGAACAATTGATGCAAGAGAAAGTCGCGGATAGGCCCATACGCCATGATGGTAGGCGCAGCGACGAGCAGGATTACCAAGAGCAGAAAGCAGCCGCCAGCTAAGCCCAGCAACTTGCCCCAATGTTTTCGGATCAGCTTCATGGTTTTGCTCCGGCGACAAAAAAGGGGATCACCCCATTATCCTACGATTTGCCTCAGCGGCAATCGATTGTTGGACAATCGGACTGATCCCCTTGATTTTTTGGGCCAGCAATCGCCAGCCTCATTCGCGACTACAGCAGCGAATTCAGCGCCGCCAAAGCAGCGTCGTAGTTGGGTTCCTGCGTAACTTCTGGGCAAACTTCGGCGTAGACGACCTTGCCTTCGCTATCGAGCACAAACGTACCACGGGCCAGCAACTTCAGCTCATCAATCAGCATGCCCCAGTTGTTGCCGAAGCTACGATCTTGGTAATCGCTGTACTGCTTGATATTCTCGATGCCTTCGGCACCGCAGAAACGATTCTGGGCGAATGGCAAGTCCAAGCTGACCGTCAACGCATTGACCTTATCGCCCAAGCCACCCAGTTTCTGATTGAATGTTTTGGTTTGAATTTGGCAGACACCGGTATCGAGCGAAGGCAAGACACTGATGATGGTCGGCTTTCCCTTAAGATCGGCCGGCGTGATCGAGGTCAGGCCTTCTGAACCGAAAGCATGCAACTTGAAGTCAGGAGCGGCCTGGCCGACTTGGACTTCTTCGCCTACTAAAGTCATCGGGTTGCCTTTGAAGGTAATCGCTGCGGGACGACTCATGAAACTTCCTCTCGCTATGAAATGTTGTGATGGGCAATATCGTGATGCGCATTGTGACGCGCCACTAGAAGACGATAAAGAGGGTGCCCACCCGCGTGATGAAGCCTTGCTAAAGCGCTTTCTCCACGAATTACGGGGTTTACGTTAGTCGCCCTGTTTCGCAGCCGAGTCCTCAATAGAAACGCAAAAAGACCACCCCAGCTTATCAGCAGGGCAGTCTTTTTCGTTATCGAAATGGTTCGCGGAGCGATAACCTTGGACCGTTGAAGCCGGTCCGGTTAACGCCAGGCGACTTCCAATTGATTTTCAACATCGTGAACGCCATCGACACGCAGCACGGCTTCCTGAGCCATTTGCTTGTGAAAATAGCTGCCCACAGTCCCTTTCAAAACAACTCGCCCTTCTGTTCCTTCGACCTGCAGATTGCGGCCAGGAAAATGTGGGCTACTGGAAAGGGCTTGATAAACGGTACTGGCAAACGCGGAAACGTCGTGCATCACGGGTGCCTCAAGGAAAGGTGAGATCTAGAAATTCGTAGCGGTGCTATCACTGCTATCGGAATCTTCCCCGGCGACCTGCACGAATTTGCGGGCGACATAGGCAAACTGGCAGAAACCCTACCAGTTAGCGGGGTCGTAACGAATAGCTCCCCGCTTGGCTTGCGCGAATCACGAAATCACCTACCTACGGATGTCGCACGAAACGGCGGCATCCTCCCCAACACCCGCCTAAGCAAACAGGCTCTTGGCTAGTTCTTCCGCTTTGGCAATCGCGGCGGGGATTTGTTCGGCGTCTTTCCCGCCTGCCTGGGCCATGTCAGGCCGACCACCACCAGAACCGCCTACCAGGGCTGCGGGCTCTTTCACCCAATCGCCTGCTTTCAGCCCCTTTTCGGTCAGCGATTTGCTAATGCCAGCCACGATGGTGACTTTCCCTTCGTCGGCGGCGGCAAACAACATAACTGCAGACGAAGCGGTGCTC comes from Bremerella cremea and encodes:
- a CDS encoding ThuA domain-containing protein, translating into MKSPILGLFTVLFLVLPVSFALAEDSWLTFEGKNGPGQGKSIVLISGDEEYRSEEALPMLAKILSQHFGFNCTVLFAVDPETGEIDPNNQQNIPGIEKLDTADLLILMTRFRNLPDKDMKVIDDYLKAGKPVIGIRTSTHAFNMSDESAYKHYDWRKNGGFGKQVLGETWVSHHGHHKGESTRGVINQEYKDNPILRGIDDLWGPTDVYGIRKLPADAKVLMYGSVLSGMKPGDKPIEGKKNDPMMPLVWTMPYQLEGGKQGTSLCSTFGSAVDFENEDGRRLIVNAVFSLLGMNDKITPDLNVDIVGEYHPSFYGFNGFKKGMKPSDYDLKK
- a CDS encoding PVC-type heme-binding CxxCH protein, which codes for MLSCRPILFSLMGFFCLASVLPAEAPRVLDPRLKLELIAEQPHIVTPIGIAFAPNGDLLVIESHTHHRQSDYQGPPKDRIRRFSDTDGDGKFDTWSTFYEGTEATMSLRTSPDGSIYVATRMEVFRLRDTNGDHVADQRDEIAHLETEERYPHDGLAGLALGPDGLLYFGLGENLGAPYTIVGSDGTKLTGGGEGGTIYHCQMDGSDLQRMATGVWNPFGMVFDPLGRLFMVDNDPDSRPPCRLLQIVPGGDYGYQFRYGRTGVHPLQAWNGELPGTLPMVAGTGEAPSGIVWYAGELWGTSWGDHRIETFHLGHNGAGVQATAQTVVQGDPDFRPVDFAIAPDGSLYFTDWVDRSYPVHGRGRIWRLSWKEQPVASQPLPLSAQEELAAKLRTSSPALDQLDSADPFLRQAAVYGLSQHLQRLQEIDLANVSSGSQRAGILEAMRWANERQFLLDRPEMLKKALNDPDDEVRIFAMRWIADLKQTDYLPQLKERLQTHPPTTRELPVLLSAIAWLESGSVGGGKDIVQQRMLVDIITDENQTPELRTIALRLIDPRSEPLKPEQLQAMINSSHAELAQQAMRTLYLRGGEFAEKVAAEVALDQSRDATLRAWGVVGLSDHADQHQEVLQQLAQDTNPIVRQEAERTLRTETIANPLPPTDLDGWLQQIQGTADIAAGSRTFFSSKGGYCVRCHRFNGNGADIGPDLTYIGQRITKRRLLESILQPSSEIAPMYVPKILLTDDGHVHVGYPITVAGINERRLFVDTTGKRFELDPATIEEEKDSAKSIMPEGFQQILSPTEMRDLVGFLLATPE
- a CDS encoding undecaprenyl-phosphate glucose phosphotransferase, giving the protein MTDRLRNIQYKSTILDGLYRVIDAVAIILGMVLAVLGAGEQPESDHRLAVAAVLAIYYVVAEFTGVYRNWRGVSTQREIACGVLTWTISLGILFLCATLFHFDHSFNRYALVSWYLTTPLLMTTARMILRTIIRWMLASGVNQLGVAIVGVNELGIQLAKNIRDTPDLGMKVYGFYDDRPSSRLPAIPDHLGACVGNLHELVEAARRGEIHRIYITFPMRAETRIRNVLNHLGDTTASVYIVPDFFVFDLLHSRWSDIRGLPVVSVYENPLLGVDGILKRVSDIILASLALLILAVPMLLVALAVKLTSKGPIFFKQRRYGLDGQEILVWKFRSMTVCEDGATVTQATKNDSRLTPIGGFLRKTSIDELPQLFNVLFGSMSLVGPRPHASAHNEQYRKLIQHYMLRHKVKPGITGLAQVSGWRGETDTMEKMERRVQCDHEYIRNWSLWLDLRILFKTVFVLFGDKNAY
- the tpx gene encoding thiol peroxidase; its protein translation is MSRPAAITFKGNPMTLVGEEVQVGQAAPDFKLHAFGSEGLTSITPADLKGKPTIISVLPSLDTGVCQIQTKTFNQKLGGLGDKVNALTVSLDLPFAQNRFCGAEGIENIKQYSDYQDRSFGNNWGMLIDELKLLARGTFVLDSEGKVVYAEVCPEVTQEPNYDAALAALNSLL
- a CDS encoding BON domain-containing protein, giving the protein MHDVSAFASTVYQALSSSPHFPGRNLQVEGTEGRVVLKGTVGSYFHKQMAQEAVLRVDGVHDVENQLEVAWR